The sequence GTAAAATTTCGTCCTTCAACACAACCGCTTCAACCTGCTTCACCTGTTCCTGGCCCAGCCAACGAAGACACCAATAGCGTTCCATCGTTGACTGAAAATCACCGTAACCCGCGTAGGTTGCATCGAAAGCCGAAACAATCGCGAACAAGTCTGCATCGCGCGGTTTGAATGGCGCCACCAGTGGCGCCGTGACGCCACTCTCAACGCACGCCAAAATCTGCCATTGATTCACAAGATCGGTATAACGACGCAACGGTGAAGTACTCCATGCATATTGGTCGACGCCCAATCCCTGATGAGGCGCGGCGTGGGTTACCATGCGCACCTGCATTTTTGTCGCCCAACCACCACTGCCGCCGCCCTGTGCACGATAAATTCCCGGCACACCGTGGTCGTTCATCAATTTTCCCCAAGTACTATTGGCAAAAATCATCAGTTCAGCAACGATTTTGTCGAGTGGTGCACCACGTTTGCGACGCGCAATCGTGACAACGTCGTCATCAACATAAAAATTGAAGTCAACGCGATTATTTTGTTCGGGACGGAGGCCGAAATTTTCTCGCTTCGCCATCCGACCTTGTTCGAGTACAGAAATCCATTGCCACAAAATGGCAATATCCGCTTTATGGGGATAGTCGCCTTCACCGCTCGCCAAGTTCTCTTCGGTCACCAGCATATCGAGCGTGTTGTGGCGTAAATTAGCGGAGATCGGCACCAATTCGGCTTTAGTTTCGGTGCTGATCAAGCGCCAGTCTTGCGGGTCCAGCGTTGCGTATAACGACAACGCCGGACAGTTCTTTCCCTCATCCAAGGAGAACGCTTCGACCAACGAATCGGGCAACATGGTTATTTTGTCGCCGGGCATGTAGACCGTTGACATGCGATGACGCGCGAGCGCATCGATGGCGTCATCACGTTTGATCGCCAGTCCGGGCGCGGCGATATGGATACCGATCCGTACATTACCATCCGGCAATGTCACAACTGAGAGCGCATCGTCGATTTCAGTGGTTGTTACGTCATCGATAGAAAATGCACGGACGTCAGCCAAAGGCAAGGTTGCCGCAGTCGTAATAGTTGGCACCGGAATTTCTGGAAACCCCACCCCTTTCGGGAAAAACTCAAACAGAAACTTGGAAAAATGCAGATCCTTTGGCGATGCAATACCGCCAACCGCCAGCATTAGACGCTGCGGTGTGGTTTGCAAGGAAACGCAAGCGGCATCAAGCGCCTTGTATTCAATACTGTTTTTATCTGGTTTAAATAACAGCTGCAGAGCCAACGGCTTCATTGCATCTGGCAACTGATTTGCGATCAATTGTTCGACATACTTAGCTTGTATCAGCGCTTGCTGTCGCTTTTTTTCGACGCCAGCCTGCGCGGCTTTAAGCGACGCTTCGGGTGCGGCCTTATAGCGCCCACGGCCCTTTTTATAAAAATATATCGGTGCCGAATGTAGGCAAATCAACAATCCGGCGGCTTCAGACGGTATTGGAGCGTGACCAAAATACTCGGCACCCAGCTCTGCAAAACCAAACTCTTCCTGACCGGCAACTTCCCATAGAAAATCAACATCAACTTCTTGTGCGATATGTTTTGCGTCATCGAGCAATTGTTGCGGCGTCGGGGCGCCAAACTGTATCAATACGTCTTTTGACTTAATTTTGCTGCGCTTTCCAGTAGGCAGTTCGACCTGATAAGCCTCGCCCTGCTGTGACAAAACAGACCCTGCTTTAAAGTCGCCGGACTCTTCAAAAAATAGATTCATTGATTACGATTCATTAATTACTTTAATTATGGATTCTGAATATTGCGGTGATAACTACTTTACTATTTGATACCGCCTACATTTAATAATAATTAGGACTGACAATTAGGACTGACGCAAGATGGCGCATTAGGTTTGCTATAACATCGGCACATCATCGACAGCACATAGTGACATGCTGCCGCACCCGTCTTGCGTAAATCCCGTATCTGTTTTCAATCGATAACGGCAAAGAACAACTTTTATCACTCTAAAAAAAGGTGATGATCAATAAAATAACGCCGTATTCATTAAACTAACCCGTTAAAACATTACGTAAAAATTTGATTTCCGGAAAAAACACTTCGGTCACCAGCATCACGCCGCCTTTACGACGAAACGTCGAACGCCGCGCAAATAGCGGAGTCGGCAGTGTTGCCAAACCAGTCGCCGCGCACATCCGACGGACCAAGGGATGACCACCATACAAACGGGCATATTGCAATTGTCCCCGCGCCACAAGAGGATCGCCAAACAGTGTGGTGCCTAATGAGCGCTCACCCAATGTGCCGAAAAAGGGCCACTCTGCAGTTGTCGCGCCCAATGACAAGACAGTATGACCTAACACCACAGGATGACCATCGCAGATTAGCAATACATCCCGCTCTTGCACCACTTGCCGCTGAGGCAACAAAATTGCAGCGCATTCGTCAGCAAGACACATTGCACGATGCTGATGCAAACGCTGCACTCGAAATTGCGTGCTGTTTGCCATTAACTTATAGGTCAGCGACGCGCGATCAATCAACCAGTCGCGCATCGACGCCGTTGGGTGAACACCATTTGGATGATCATGCCAATGCGCAAAACTCGGCGAGCGCGCCATCAGCGATCACTCGGCAAAGGAGGAACGTCTACTCCGCAAAACGTCAGTATGGCATCGGCATAATCCGCAAAGTCGCTGAGACCGTGATCACCTCCATTGATAATCAATTGCTTCGTCAATGGATAGTGATCAACCATTTCGTGCCAATCGAGAACCTCGTCGCCGGTGGCTGCAACAAGGAAATAGCGTGACGGCAGCGTAATTTTCGCCGAAACAAGCACTTCAAGTTCAGCAATATATTCGCGCTTGAATTCAAAAGGTGCGTCAGAGTGATACTGCGTATGCATACCCACATATTTTTCCAGATCGCGCGGCGGCTTTACCGCAGGATTGAGCAATACCGCCCGACAACCGGTCTGTTCGGCCAGCCACGTTGCATAAAAACCGCCAAGTGAAGAACCGATTACCGTCAGATCGCCTGGGTTGACGTGCGCGATACAAGCCTGCGCGAGTTGGATCGCAGCCTGCGGTGAGGCTGGTAATTGCGGACAGATATACTTGTCTTGCAGTCCTAAACTTTGTAGTCGCTCAGCCAGAAAACGCGCCTTAAATGACGAGGGCGATGAGCGAAAGCCGTGCAAGTAAAGGATCATGATCGCGCTGGAATGATCACTGACGCCGTGGCCGATGCATTGCCAGAATGTGGCGCTGACTCTGGCAAAGAGTGTGTACCCGGATTTGCCAACGCATCCAGGATTTTTTGATGAACACCGCCAAATCCGCCATTGCTCATCACCAATATCTGATCGCCCGGGTGTGCGGCCTGCGCAACCGCGCCGATCAATCGATCCAGCACGTCGAAAGCTTGCGCCTTATTGCCTAACGGAGCCAAGGCCTGACCGAGATCCCATCCGAGCGCTTCTTTGCCATCACCTTTGGCGCCATAACCAAACACCAGATCGGCATCAATCAAACTTTCAGGCAAAGTCTCTTTCATCGCCCCAAGTTTCATCGTATTGGAACGCGGCTCCAATACAGCCAAAATGCGGGCATTACCGATTTTTTTACGTAAACCTGCAATGGTGGTGGTAATCGCCGTCGGGTGATGCGCAAAATCGTCATACACAGCAATCTGATTGACGATGCCGCGCAATTCCATCCGGCGCTTCACGTTCTCAAACCGTCCGAGTGCCTTGATAGCCTGAACGGTTGGTACGCCAACATGGCGCGCTGCAGCAATCGCCGCGATCGCATTCATGCGGTTATGCTCGCCAGTCAGCGACCACACCACGGTTCCTTGGTGATCGCCGTTGAAAATCACGTCAAAGTTGCCATCCGTATGAGTGGTCAAGGACCAGCCCAGCTGCGTCGGGTTATGTTGGGCGGCTTGTGAGTCAATCCCGAATAACTCTTGCTCGCTCCAACAGCCACGCGTCAATACGCGCTGCAAAGCGGGTTCGCGCGCGTTGACAACTAATCGACCTATTCCAGGCACGGTGCGCACCAAGTGGTGAAACTGCGTCTCTATCGCGGCAAGATCGGGGAAAATGTCGGCATGATCGTATTCGAGATTATTCAGAATTGCAGTCTTTGCGTGGTAATGCACGAACTTACTACGCTTATCGAAGAAAGCCGTATCGTATTCATCTGCTTCGATCACAAAAAAAGGAGACGCAGACGTCTCGATCCCGTTACCCGATAATCGCGCCGAAATACCAAAATTCATCGGCACGCCACCAATCAAAAAGCCCGGATTGTAACCAGCATCTTCCAATATCCACGCGAGCATTGCCGAGGTGGTGGTTTTGCCATGCGTACCGGCAACGGCCAGTACCCATTTGTCGGCCAGGATGTGCTCACCGATCCATTGGGGGCCAGAAGTGTAAGGTAAACCGCGATTAAGAATCTCTTCCATTAAAGGATTGCCACGGGAGACGACGTTGCCTATCACGAACAAATCCGGTGTCAGTGCGGTCTGCTCGGCCCCAAAGCCCTGAATTAACTGTATCCCTTGCGCTTCGAGTTGCGTACTCATTGGGGGATAGACGTTCGCATCGCAGCCTGTGACTTTATGTCCGGCTTGTTTTGCGAGAACGGCCAAACCGCCCATAAAGGTGCCACAAATACCCAGGATATGGATGTGCATTCTAAAGTGTCAACATTCGTAAAAGAAGAATAGTGAATTTTACCTGACACGCCAGCGCCGCCGCTAAAAGTCGAACGCGTATTTATCAATTATGCTTAAGTGACGCTTGTTTACACCGCTATTTCTTGGCGACCGCAAATGAGGTCTAGCAAGAAATCAGTAGCGAATAACATTATGATGATTGCTATGGCTTACAAAAAATCCTCTGAATTTAATCCATCGCATCAACTAAGATCAGAAATTGCCGTCGCCGCGGCACGTTTGATTGCAGAGGATGGGGCAGATTACGCTAGCGCCAAGCGAAAAGCCGCGCAACAGTTACTGGGCAATAGGCGAATTGATAGTGATTTCATACCAAATAATAGTCAGATAGAAGAGGAAGTGCGTTCATATAATGCATTGTTCTTGGCTGAGACCCAGCCCGTCAGGCTATTGCATTTAAGAAAAATTGCGATTGAGGTAATGTCTGAACTTTCGGCCTTTTGCCCTTATTTGACCGGGGCAGTGTGCAATGGCACCGCTGGCGAACACTCTGATATCCATTTACAGTTATTCGTTGATAGTCCTAAAGATGTGGAAATTTACCTGCTTAATAAAAATGTGCAATTCACTGTGTCCGACCTGGAGAGCGATAACCAGACCGAAAAACGCCATCGCCATCATACGGGTAACGATCCAGCTGAAATTCTTCATTTTGCCTATAAAAACGAGAGTATACACTTAGCGCTATATGAAAGTAACGCCTTACGCGGTAGTATCAGGCCGAGCCGAACACACTTATCGCGCAGCGACCGACTGGATCTGGTTGCAGCACGCTTGTTGCTTGAACAACAAATTGGCATTACTACAGAGCAAGTAAGAGCCACACTTTCAAAGACAAACGATACCGAATGAAAAAAAAATTGTTCCTATATATACCGATTGCGATCCTATTTTGCGCTATCGGCGTCTATTTCAATCTTCAACGACTGACACCATCTCCTCCTCAAGCGCCGGCTGTTGCTAATCTATTCGCTCAATCGATGGCAGACACTAGCGGTAAGCAAACGCCGTTATCCCAATGGAAAGGGAAACCGCTCATAGTGAATTTTTGGGCGACCTGGTGCGGCCCTTGCGTCGAAGAAATGCCAGAATTGAATGCATTACGCACTGAACTTGTTAAAAAAGATATTCATGTGATTGGCGTCGGTATTGACTCACAAGAGGCGATCGCTAAGTTTGCTGAGAAATATAAAATTACCTATCCTTTATATGTTGCAGGAACAGACGGCACATCTCTCTTGCGACAATTTGGTAATGCCGCTGGCGGATTGCCATTTACCGTATTGATCGGCGCTGACGGGCAGGTAAAAAAGACTTACCTTGGAAGCATTAAATTTGATGAATTACGCAAAGATTTGTCATTATTGCAGCACTAAATAGTTGATTATTAGCAATTAAAATAACTATCGTCTGCGCTGAGATAATTGGGATTTATGGACGCGAAAAAATAAACCCAATCGAACCATAACAAAATTCCGCTTGCCAGTTAAAGTCATTTAACGGCAAAATGCGCCCAACGTCGTCAAACGAAGCACGATCTCCATGGCAAAAAATTTACTTCTCCTCAATGGTCCTAACCTGAATTTGTTGGGCACGCGTGAGCCAGAAGTCTACGGATCAACTACGCTAGCAGATATTGTGCTCGCAGCGCAGGCTCAAGCAGCCGATGCTGGTGTTCGCCTGGCGCATTTTCAGAGCAACCACGAAGGTGCGCTGATTGATCGTATCCATGCCGCAAAAGCTGAAGGGGTAGATGCTATTGTTATCAACCCCGGTGGACTGACACACACCAGTGTTGCATTGAGAGATGCATTATCTGGCGTGGCAATACGCTTTGTGGAAATGCATATTTCCAATATTCACCAACGAGAAGAGTTTAGGCATCACTCTTATCTATCAGGCATTGCCGTTGGCGTCATCTGCGGGTTGGGCGTAGAGGGTTATCGCATCGCGATTTCGTTCGCAATCGATCAACTTTAGGCTTACAAACATTAATTCGTACCAAACGGATGGTTCTGCCTACTAAAAAACAAGAATGGCAGTAATTCATTCGTTAACACTTTTTATTCTTAAAACATACACTGAAGGATTGCATTATGGATTTGAGAAAACTTAAAACGTTAATCGACCTAGTCGCTGAATCGGATATCGAAGAGCTGGAAGTCACCGAGGGTGAAAGCAAAGTACGTATTGTTAAGTCATCGCACAATCAGGTCGTGATGATGCAACCGCAAGTTGCTCAACAACCGTACCAGGCGCAAATGGCGGCACCAGTCAGCGCGCCAGCGGTAGAAGTCCCTGCGGTCCCAGAAGGTCACATCGTCAAATCACCTATGGTCGGCACGTTTTATCGTTCGTCAGCTCCAGGCGCGGGAGTATTTGTAGAGGTCGGCTCGGAAATCAAGGAAGGCGAAACGTTGTGCATCATTGAAGCGATGAAGCTGCTGAATGAAATCGAAGCCGACGTTTCTGGTGTGGTGAAAAAAATTCTGGTGGAAAATGGCCAACCGGTAGAATTCGGTCAACCTTTGTTTATCATCGGTTAAGTTCGCGCCAACGGAGAGTTTATTCGGGAGAACCGAATAAACTTGCGGACGGCATTGAGCATGATACCGGCGTATTTATGTAGACAGCGGCTCTTCTCAGAAGTGTCGTCGTACGCCTTTCACGCATCTGCCGCCCGAACGCTTGATATCGTTCGAATTAACGCTTAAATACTAGCCACGGAATACCATTTACTATGTTTGAAAAAATTCTCATCGCCAATCGCGGCGAAATTGCTTTGCGAATCCAGCGCGCATGCCGCGAAATGGGCATCAAAACCGTGGTGGTCCACTCAGAAGCTGACCGCGACGCCAAATATGTGAAGTTGGCAGATGAATCAGTTTGTATCGGCCCCGCACCCTCAAGTCTTAGTTATCTAAATATGCCAGCGATTATTAGCGCGGCAGAAGTAACTGATGCTGAAGCAATTCATCCCGGCTACGGTTTCCTATCCGAAAATGCCGATTTTGCTGAACGTGTTGAACAATCCGGTTTTGTCTTTATTGGACCGCGGCCAGCAAATATCCGCTTGATGGGCGATAAAGTCTCCGCCAAACAAGCAATGATCCGTGCTGGCGTGCCATGCGTTCCAGGTTCAGAAGGCGCACTGCCAGACGATCCGAAAGAAGTAATTAAGATTGCTCGTAAAGTCGGTTATCCGGTCATTATTAAAGCATCAGGCGGTGGTGGCGGACGCGGTATGCGTGTTGTCCATACGGAAGCAGCATTGGCTAATGCCGTCACGATGACAAAAACTGAAGCTGGCGCAGCTTTCGGCAATCCAGAAGTCTATATGGAAAAATATCTGGAAAATCCGCGTCACGTGGAAATTCAGATTTTGGCCGATCAGTATAAGAATGCCATTTGGCTCGGTGAGCGCGACTGCTCCATGCAACGCCGCCACCAAAAAGTGATTGAAGAAGCACCAGCACCGGGCATCCCGCGCAAAGTCGTTGAAAAAATTGGCGATCGTTGTGCCGAAGCCTGTCGCAAGATGGATTATCGCGGCGCTGGGACGTTTGAATTTTTGTATGAAAACGGTGAGTTCTATTTCATCGAAATGAATACACGCGTCCAGGTTGAACATCCGATCACCGAAATGATTACCGGTGTTGACATCGTTCAAGAGCAAATTCATATCGCTGCAGGCGAAAAATTGCGGTATCGCCAACGCGATATTCATCTGACCGGTCATTCGATAGAATGTCGCATCAACGCCGAAGATGCGTTCAAGTTCACGCCATCGCCGGGTAAAATCCTCACGTGGCATGTCCCGGGCGGCCCTGGAATTCGGGTTGACTCGCATGCATACGCTGGCTATTACGTACCGCCACACTATGATTCAATGATCGGCAAGGTGATCTCATACGGCACTACCCGCGAACAAGCGATCAAGCGCATGCAAATTGCGCTCTCCGAGATGGTAGTCGAAGGTATTAGCACCAATATTCCACTGCATCGTGAGTTAATGATCGATGCGCGCTTTATTGAAGGCGGTACCAACATCCACTATCTGGAACATAAACTGGCCGAAAGACCGGATTTACCTAAACCTG is a genomic window of Glaciimonas sp. CA11.2 containing:
- the mpl gene encoding UDP-N-acetylmuramate:L-alanyl-gamma-D-glutamyl-meso-diaminopimelate ligase — protein: MHIHILGICGTFMGGLAVLAKQAGHKVTGCDANVYPPMSTQLEAQGIQLIQGFGAEQTALTPDLFVIGNVVSRGNPLMEEILNRGLPYTSGPQWIGEHILADKWVLAVAGTHGKTTTSAMLAWILEDAGYNPGFLIGGVPMNFGISARLSGNGIETSASPFFVIEADEYDTAFFDKRSKFVHYHAKTAILNNLEYDHADIFPDLAAIETQFHHLVRTVPGIGRLVVNAREPALQRVLTRGCWSEQELFGIDSQAAQHNPTQLGWSLTTHTDGNFDVIFNGDHQGTVVWSLTGEHNRMNAIAAIAAARHVGVPTVQAIKALGRFENVKRRMELRGIVNQIAVYDDFAHHPTAITTTIAGLRKKIGNARILAVLEPRSNTMKLGAMKETLPESLIDADLVFGYGAKGDGKEALGWDLGQALAPLGNKAQAFDVLDRLIGAVAQAAHPGDQILVMSNGGFGGVHQKILDALANPGTHSLPESAPHSGNASATASVIIPARS
- the accC gene encoding acetyl-CoA carboxylase biotin carboxylase subunit; the protein is MFEKILIANRGEIALRIQRACREMGIKTVVVHSEADRDAKYVKLADESVCIGPAPSSLSYLNMPAIISAAEVTDAEAIHPGYGFLSENADFAERVEQSGFVFIGPRPANIRLMGDKVSAKQAMIRAGVPCVPGSEGALPDDPKEVIKIARKVGYPVIIKASGGGGGRGMRVVHTEAALANAVTMTKTEAGAAFGNPEVYMEKYLENPRHVEIQILADQYKNAIWLGERDCSMQRRHQKVIEEAPAPGIPRKVVEKIGDRCAEACRKMDYRGAGTFEFLYENGEFYFIEMNTRVQVEHPITEMITGVDIVQEQIHIAAGEKLRYRQRDIHLTGHSIECRINAEDAFKFTPSPGKILTWHVPGGPGIRVDSHAYAGYYVPPHYDSMIGKVISYGTTREQAIKRMQIALSEMVVEGISTNIPLHRELMIDARFIEGGTNIHYLEHKLAERPDLPKPEKK
- a CDS encoding YqiA/YcfP family alpha/beta fold hydrolase, which produces MILYLHGFRSSPSSFKARFLAERLQSLGLQDKYICPQLPASPQAAIQLAQACIAHVNPGDLTVIGSSLGGFYATWLAEQTGCRAVLLNPAVKPPRDLEKYVGMHTQYHSDAPFEFKREYIAELEVLVSAKITLPSRYFLVAATGDEVLDWHEMVDHYPLTKQLIINGGDHGLSDFADYADAILTFCGVDVPPLPSDR
- a CDS encoding TlpA disulfide reductase family protein; this encodes MKKKLFLYIPIAILFCAIGVYFNLQRLTPSPPQAPAVANLFAQSMADTSGKQTPLSQWKGKPLIVNFWATWCGPCVEEMPELNALRTELVKKDIHVIGVGIDSQEAIAKFAEKYKITYPLYVAGTDGTSLLRQFGNAAGGLPFTVLIGADGQVKKTYLGSIKFDELRKDLSLLQH
- a CDS encoding chorismate--pyruvate lyase family protein, coding for MARSPSFAHWHDHPNGVHPTASMRDWLIDRASLTYKLMANSTQFRVQRLHQHRAMCLADECAAILLPQRQVVQERDVLLICDGHPVVLGHTVLSLGATTAEWPFFGTLGERSLGTTLFGDPLVARGQLQYARLYGGHPLVRRMCAATGLATLPTPLFARRSTFRRKGGVMLVTEVFFPEIKFLRNVLTG
- a CDS encoding ribonuclease catalytic domain-containing protein gives rise to the protein MNLFFEESGDFKAGSVLSQQGEAYQVELPTGKRSKIKSKDVLIQFGAPTPQQLLDDAKHIAQEVDVDFLWEVAGQEEFGFAELGAEYFGHAPIPSEAAGLLICLHSAPIYFYKKGRGRYKAAPEASLKAAQAGVEKKRQQALIQAKYVEQLIANQLPDAMKPLALQLLFKPDKNSIEYKALDAACVSLQTTPQRLMLAVGGIASPKDLHFSKFLFEFFPKGVGFPEIPVPTITTAATLPLADVRAFSIDDVTTTEIDDALSVVTLPDGNVRIGIHIAAPGLAIKRDDAIDALARHRMSTVYMPGDKITMLPDSLVEAFSLDEGKNCPALSLYATLDPQDWRLISTETKAELVPISANLRHNTLDMLVTEENLASGEGDYPHKADIAILWQWISVLEQGRMAKRENFGLRPEQNNRVDFNFYVDDDVVTIARRKRGAPLDKIVAELMIFANSTWGKLMNDHGVPGIYRAQGGGSGGWATKMQVRMVTHAAPHQGLGVDQYAWSTSPLRRYTDLVNQWQILACVESGVTAPLVAPFKPRDADLFAIVSAFDATYAGYGDFQSTMERYWCLRWLGQEQVKQVEAVVLKDEILRLIDIPLVIKLPGMPQVARGASVKLDLIRWDEIDLSIEVRLLEVLTPPATTAQGDPNDASDDDEMVDELNAAMDLPNEHSGIEKEGEGTAEDGNINSIDDREVTDVAVNGVDAETDAKADVVAGSAASTDMKP
- the accB gene encoding acetyl-CoA carboxylase biotin carboxyl carrier protein, with protein sequence MDLRKLKTLIDLVAESDIEELEVTEGESKVRIVKSSHNQVVMMQPQVAQQPYQAQMAAPVSAPAVEVPAVPEGHIVKSPMVGTFYRSSAPGAGVFVEVGSEIKEGETLCIIEAMKLLNEIEADVSGVVKKILVENGQPVEFGQPLFIIG
- the aroQ gene encoding type II 3-dehydroquinate dehydratase, with translation MAKNLLLLNGPNLNLLGTREPEVYGSTTLADIVLAAQAQAADAGVRLAHFQSNHEGALIDRIHAAKAEGVDAIVINPGGLTHTSVALRDALSGVAIRFVEMHISNIHQREEFRHHSYLSGIAVGVICGLGVEGYRIAISFAIDQL